One genomic segment of Misgurnus anguillicaudatus chromosome 23, ASM2758022v2, whole genome shotgun sequence includes these proteins:
- the fstl3 gene encoding follistatin-related protein 3 isoform X1, which produces MNFLALLHAAILISVCEILGNHQTSAGMCWLQQGPEHRCDMVLMRGVSREECCTAGRLDTAWSNTSLPINEVSLLGFLGIVSCKPCKENCEGVNCGLGKVCKMKGGRPQCVCSPDCSNISTKHAVCGSDGNSYKDECALLMARCRGHPDLEIMYQGECKKSCSNVVCPGTHTCVTDQTNSAHCVMCRTAPCPMPMINEQTICGNDNITYPSACHLRRATCFLGRSIGVRHYGHCRSNEESEENSLY; this is translated from the exons ATGAACTTTTTGGCTCTTCTACACGCGGCGATACTCATTTCAGTTTGTGAAATACTTGGAAATCATCAAACGAGCG CTGGCATGTGCTGGTTGCAGCAGGGTCCAGAGCACCGCTGCGACATGGTACTCATGAGAGGTGTGAGCAGGGAAGAATGTTGCACGGCTGGCCGTCTGGACACCGCATGGTCAAATACCAGTCTGCCCATCAATGAAGTCAGCCTACTGGGATTCCTGGGTATAGTTTCTTGCAAGCCATGCAAAG AAAACTGCGAGGGTGTGAACTGCGGCCTTGGAAAGGTGTGCAAGATGAAGGGTGGACGTCCACAGTGCGTGTGCTCTCCAGACTGTTCCAACATTTCCACTAAACACGCTGTGTGTGGGAGTGATGGGAACTCGTACAAAGACGAGTGCGCCCTTCTGATGGCTCGCTGTAGAGGTCACCCTGACTTGGAAATTATGTACCAAGGGGAGTGCAAAA AGTCCTGTTCTAATGTTGTATGTCCCGGTACGCACACCTGTGTGACGGACCAGACCAACAGCGCCCACTGCGTCATGTGTCGCACCGCACCCTGTCCAATGCCCATGATCAATGAGCAAACCATCTGTGGCAATGATAACATTACTTATCCCAGTGCCTGCCACCTGCGTAGGGCTACCTGCTTTCTGGGTCGCTCCATAGGCGTCCGCCACTATGGACACTGCAGAA
- the fstl3 gene encoding follistatin-related protein 3 isoform X3, which yields MCWLQQGPEHRCDMVLMRGVSREECCTAGRLDTAWSNTSLPINEVSLLGFLGIVSCKPCKENCEGVNCGLGKVCKMKGGRPQCVCSPDCSNISTKHAVCGSDGNSYKDECALLMARCRGHPDLEIMYQGECKKSCSNVVCPGTHTCVTDQTNSAHCVMCRTAPCPMPMINEQTICGNDNITYPSACHLRRATCFLGRSIGVRHYGHCRSNEESEENSLY from the exons ATGTGCTGGTTGCAGCAGGGTCCAGAGCACCGCTGCGACATGGTACTCATGAGAGGTGTGAGCAGGGAAGAATGTTGCACGGCTGGCCGTCTGGACACCGCATGGTCAAATACCAGTCTGCCCATCAATGAAGTCAGCCTACTGGGATTCCTGGGTATAGTTTCTTGCAAGCCATGCAAAG AAAACTGCGAGGGTGTGAACTGCGGCCTTGGAAAGGTGTGCAAGATGAAGGGTGGACGTCCACAGTGCGTGTGCTCTCCAGACTGTTCCAACATTTCCACTAAACACGCTGTGTGTGGGAGTGATGGGAACTCGTACAAAGACGAGTGCGCCCTTCTGATGGCTCGCTGTAGAGGTCACCCTGACTTGGAAATTATGTACCAAGGGGAGTGCAAAA AGTCCTGTTCTAATGTTGTATGTCCCGGTACGCACACCTGTGTGACGGACCAGACCAACAGCGCCCACTGCGTCATGTGTCGCACCGCACCCTGTCCAATGCCCATGATCAATGAGCAAACCATCTGTGGCAATGATAACATTACTTATCCCAGTGCCTGCCACCTGCGTAGGGCTACCTGCTTTCTGGGTCGCTCCATAGGCGTCCGCCACTATGGACACTGCAGAA